The following proteins come from a genomic window of Malus sylvestris chromosome 4, drMalSylv7.2, whole genome shotgun sequence:
- the LOC126617617 gene encoding E3 ubiquitin-protein ligase AIRP2, whose translation MFRVFYGRDEKIVKTIRKSKMRKSFKDSIKALEADIQFANTLASDYPREYDGACLQMRLSYRPAAQFFWFLIRWTDCHLAGALGLLRILIYKAYEDGKTTMSIHEREASLKEFYGVIFPSLLQLQRGMTDVEDRKQKEILSAKYKRKNETDKGKLTEIDLEREEECGICMEMNSKVVLPNCSHSMCMKCYRNWRTRSQSCPFCRDSLKRVNSSDLWIYTSNSEIVDPSAISRENSKRLFMYIDKLPLIAPNPAFVSYDLRR comes from the exons ATGTTTAGGGTTTTCTATGGGAGGGATGAGAAAATAGTAAAAACGATCAGGAAAAGCAAAATGCGTAAGTCTTTCAAGGATTCTATCAAGGCGCTCGAAGCTGATATCCAGTTCGCCAACACTCT GGCTTCTGATTATCCGAGGGAATACGACGGGGCCTGCCTCCAAATGAGATTATCCTATAGGCCGGCCGCGCAATTCTTCTGGTTTCTTATTCGGTGGACTGATTGTCACCTTGCTGGAGCCTTAGGATTGCTTAGAATTCTAATATACAAG GCGTATGAGGATGGGAAGACCACCATGTCTATTCATGAAAGAGAAGCTAGTCTAAAAGAGTTCTATG GCGTGATATTTCCCTCGTTATTGCAACTCCAGAGAGGAATGACTGATGTAGAAGATAGGAAACAGAAAGAAATCTTATCCGCCAAGTACAAGAGGAAAAATGAGACGGACAAAGGAAAGCTCACCGAAATTGATTTAGAGCGAGAAGAAGAATGTGGTATTTGCATGGAGATGAACAGCAAGGTTGTATTGCCCAATTGCAGTCATTCTATGTGTATGAAGTGCTATCGAAACTG GCGTACACGGTCTCAATCATGCCCCTTCTGCCGGGACAGTCTCAAAAGAGTCAACTCAAGTGATCTTTGGATCTACACCAGCAACAGCGAGATTGTTGATCCGTCTGCAATCTCTAGGGAGAATTCGAAGAGACTTtttatgtacattgataagctTCCTCTCATCGCCCCAAATCCTGCATTTGTTTCGTATGATCTTCGTCGGTAA
- the LOC126617616 gene encoding protein root UVB sensitive 5 isoform X1, giving the protein MPCGAAALQLSLPTCAFNKSSRKPLNFRHCRFRTVASSSSQDGDVNDGNRAGNGRNQRPTHVILVERYGNGTAKRYVVDDELQVQTFVEDELIGSVSDSSGSSHFNNEKLSWLPDIVKDFIFPAGFPGSVSDDYLLYMLLQFPTNVTAWICHTLVTSSLLKAVGVGSFSGSTAAASAAAIRWVSKDGIGAVGRLFIGGRFGNVFDDDPKQWRLYADFIGSAGSIFDLTTPLYPAYFLPLASLGNLAKAVARGLKDPSNRVIQNHFAVEGNLGEIAAKEEVWEVAAQLLGLGLGILFLDTPGLVKAYPVLATTWMFMRLLHLWLRYQSLSVLQFNSLNLKRTRLLVKSHVLHSIVPGVVDCNREENILVWQRFMKPQITFGVPLEEMISGERAATMVKALLELYAKEKYILVVNPQVSEFEVFVSFKVGATSISVLRSVWQAYWLHANWNSLGNAFDQLTESRLKMEDRFQDFIQQLNGSGWDTHQMNLKVPKEISLDELNPA; this is encoded by the exons ATGCCTTGTGGCGCTGCTGCTCTGCAACTCTCGCTTCCTACTTGCGCTTTCAACAAATCTTCTCGAAAGCCTCTCAATTTCAGACATTGCCGTTTCCGAACCgtcgcctcctcctcctctcaaGACGGAGATGTTAACGACGGAAATCGAGCCGGAAACGGCAG AAATCAACGGCCGACGCATGTGATTTTAGTGGAGAGATATGGAAATGGCACTGCTAAGAG GTATGTGGTAGATGATGAATTGCAAGTGCAGACATTTGTCGAGGACGAACTTATTGGTTCGGTATCAGATAGTTCCGGGAGCTCACATTTCAACAACGAAAAATTATCCTGGCTTCCGGATATTGTCAAAGATTTTATCTTTCCTGCAGGCTTCCCAG GATCGGTTTCTGATGATTATTTGTTGTACATGTTGTTACAGTTCCCTACCAATGTTACTGCATGGATATGCCATACCTTAGTCACATCTAGTCTCCTAAAG GCTGTCGGTGTTGGCTCTTTCTCAGGCAGTACTGCTGCTGCTTCAGCGGCTGCTATAAG ATGGGTTTCAAAAGATGGAATTGGAGCTGTTGGACGCTTATTTATCG GTGGGCGATTTGGAAATGTTTTTGATGATGATCCAAAGCAGTGGCGCTTGTATGCAGACTTTATTGGCAGTGCTGGAAG CATTTTCGATCTTACTACACCGTTGTATCCTGCCTATTTCCTGCCTTTGGCATCTCTCGGAAATCTTGCCAAG GCTGTTGCGAGAGGGCTAAAAGATCCTTCAAACCGTGTAATACAAAATCATTTTGCAGTTGAGGGAAATCTTGGGGAGATAGCAGCAAAg GAGGAAGTTTGGGAAGTGGCTGCTCAGTTGCTTGGCTTGGGTTTGGGCATACTGTTCCTC GATACCCCAGGCCTTGTAAAAGCATACCCGGTGTTGGCAACAACATGGATGTTCATGCGACTACTACATCTTTGGTTACGTTATCAATCACTTTCAGTTCTCCAATTTAACTCG CTAAATCTTAAGCGTACTCGTCTGCTGGTTAAATCGCATGTATTACATTCTATTGTACCTG GTGTTGTTGATTGCAATAGGGAAGAAAACATATTAGTGTGGCAAAGATTCATGAAACCACAAATTACATTTGGTGTGCCGTTGGAGGAGATGATTTCTGGAGAGAGAGCTGCTACTATG GTGAAGGCACTTTTGGAATTATACGCAAAGGAGAAGTATATTCTTGTAGTGAACCCACAAGTAAGCGAGTTTGAGGTCTTTGTCTCGTTCAAG GTTGGAGCTACGAGTATCTCAGTCTTACGAAGTGTGTGGCAGGCTTATTGGCTCCATGCCAACTGGAATAGCTTAGGTAATGCATTTGACCAACTTACAGAAAGCCGGTTGAAGATGGAAGACCGGTTCCAGGACTTCATCCAGCAGCTAAATGGAAGTGGATGGGATACACATCAAATGAATCTGAAGGTCCCCAAGGAAATCTCCCTTGATGAATTGAACCCCGCTTGA
- the LOC126617616 gene encoding protein root UVB sensitive 5 isoform X2: MMNCKCRHLSRTNLLVRYQIVPGAHISTTKNYPGFRILSKILSFLQASQFPTNVTAWICHTLVTSSLLKAVGVGSFSGSTAAASAAAIRWVSKDGIGAVGRLFIGGRFGNVFDDDPKQWRLYADFIGSAGSIFDLTTPLYPAYFLPLASLGNLAKAVARGLKDPSNRVIQNHFAVEGNLGEIAAKEEVWEVAAQLLGLGLGILFLDTPGLVKAYPVLATTWMFMRLLHLWLRYQSLSVLQFNSLNLKRTRLLVKSHVLHSIVPGVVDCNREENILVWQRFMKPQITFGVPLEEMISGERAATMVKALLELYAKEKYILVVNPQVSEFEVFVSFKVGATSISVLRSVWQAYWLHANWNSLGNAFDQLTESRLKMEDRFQDFIQQLNGSGWDTHQMNLKVPKEISLDELNPA; this comes from the exons ATGATGAATTGCAAGTGCAGACATTTGTCGAGGACGAACTTATTGGTTCGGTATCAGATAGTTCCGGGAGCTCACATTTCAACAACGAAAAATTATCCTGGCTTCCGGATATTGTCAAAGATTTTATCTTTCCTGCAGGCTTCCCAG TTCCCTACCAATGTTACTGCATGGATATGCCATACCTTAGTCACATCTAGTCTCCTAAAG GCTGTCGGTGTTGGCTCTTTCTCAGGCAGTACTGCTGCTGCTTCAGCGGCTGCTATAAG ATGGGTTTCAAAAGATGGAATTGGAGCTGTTGGACGCTTATTTATCG GTGGGCGATTTGGAAATGTTTTTGATGATGATCCAAAGCAGTGGCGCTTGTATGCAGACTTTATTGGCAGTGCTGGAAG CATTTTCGATCTTACTACACCGTTGTATCCTGCCTATTTCCTGCCTTTGGCATCTCTCGGAAATCTTGCCAAG GCTGTTGCGAGAGGGCTAAAAGATCCTTCAAACCGTGTAATACAAAATCATTTTGCAGTTGAGGGAAATCTTGGGGAGATAGCAGCAAAg GAGGAAGTTTGGGAAGTGGCTGCTCAGTTGCTTGGCTTGGGTTTGGGCATACTGTTCCTC GATACCCCAGGCCTTGTAAAAGCATACCCGGTGTTGGCAACAACATGGATGTTCATGCGACTACTACATCTTTGGTTACGTTATCAATCACTTTCAGTTCTCCAATTTAACTCG CTAAATCTTAAGCGTACTCGTCTGCTGGTTAAATCGCATGTATTACATTCTATTGTACCTG GTGTTGTTGATTGCAATAGGGAAGAAAACATATTAGTGTGGCAAAGATTCATGAAACCACAAATTACATTTGGTGTGCCGTTGGAGGAGATGATTTCTGGAGAGAGAGCTGCTACTATG GTGAAGGCACTTTTGGAATTATACGCAAAGGAGAAGTATATTCTTGTAGTGAACCCACAAGTAAGCGAGTTTGAGGTCTTTGTCTCGTTCAAG GTTGGAGCTACGAGTATCTCAGTCTTACGAAGTGTGTGGCAGGCTTATTGGCTCCATGCCAACTGGAATAGCTTAGGTAATGCATTTGACCAACTTACAGAAAGCCGGTTGAAGATGGAAGACCGGTTCCAGGACTTCATCCAGCAGCTAAATGGAAGTGGATGGGATACACATCAAATGAATCTGAAGGTCCCCAAGGAAATCTCCCTTGATGAATTGAACCCCGCTTGA